AGTGGGGGGGAAAAAGGGAGAGAACTAGAATTAGTGGGAATTTCCATAAAGAGCGCTCTCCCTGGGATCTCTGCCTCTAAAATCACCTAATTCCAAGGCCCGGACGCTAATACCCCATTCACTGTGGCTCTTTCCTCCCCAGATCCACCTCACCAGGCCCTGAGCCCACCAGGACCTTGGCTGCTCCTTGGAGACTGTGTAAGAGCTCACAGTGAGGCTGCCACCAGAGCACAGGGACTTGGGCAGGTAGGAAAGGACAGACAGGAGAGTGGGCAGCTTTGCCGGCCTGTGCCAGGCAGGTGTCCCCACCCAGCAGCAAGCGGCACCTTACCATGTGGGAGGCCAGCAGACAGCGGGTGTTCCAGCAGGGCAGACAGGGGCAGCCAATCCCAGCGGAGGCAGAGAGCCCAATGAGCAGCAGGTGGAGAGACAGGAGCAGGGCTGCCAGAGTGGGGCTCCCCATGGGCTTCCGTCTAGTTAGGGCGCCCAGAACATGGCTGCACAGCCTAAAGGTGGGCAGCAAGTCTTTCTTTACAGTAGCAGGGAGTGCAGTGCCAGCAGGAGCCCTCGCCTCAGCCTGCCCTGCCCCGCCCAGCCCCAAAACTCCTCCTGAATCCTAACCAGCAGGCCAGGCCACATTCCTTCTCCTCCAGGCAGAGATACTTCAGGATGCTTGCCCCCAAGAAAACCCTACTCGCCCTAACTGCCTTCTGCTGGGGCAgagaaataacaggaaaaaggCCAGCACAGGGTTAGGGgtatggtgggctgcacccctttcttaacccctcctcctcctgcaacACCCTCTGGATCTGACCCGCCCATTAAGATGCTCTTAGACTTGGATCTCCCTGGGACACATGCTTCATCCCCTCACTTAAAGAATTAACAGAGCTATTAAGCACTACTCTGCACTGGGTGCCAGAGACAGAGGGGATTGAGGGACCATTTCGAGTTGGGCAGAACAAAAAAGCACTATAGGACACACAAAAGCCTCCCCTGCCCCATATGCATCCTGGCTCCCCACCTGGCTCACTCTCGGGACTGCAGTCCAGCTCTCTATCCAGCCATTGGCTAGTTCCAGCTTTTCTGGGCAAAGGGCTCCATGCCAAAGGGGCCACCGGCTTCAAGGATCCGCTAATCAGCAGAGTCTGCTCAGGAAGCCCCAGAGCTCACAGCAGAGCCCGGGAGCTAAGGGAGTGGGCCCCACGCACTGACCTGGTTTCTTGTGGTTTCCGATGATGCTGACAACGCTCCAGTCTTTGTGGGGACCCTCCCCAACATCCCACAGCTTCCTCCTGCTCATGGAGCATTTGAGCTGCTTCAGCCCTCACCTTGGTGACACATACAGTGGAAAGAAAGTTGGGGGCACACCTAGCAGGTTAAGGCATCTTGAAATTGTTATTGACCCTCTGCATGTTTCAGTAGCCTTCTTTCGGCTAATTCTAGTTTCAAAGTCTTGAGGTCACTGTCGGAAGATCCCATCCTACCCATTATCCTAAAACTACCATCTAACTTGTGAGTTCCTTTTGAGAAAAGGGCCCTTTCTTATTGGGCTTCATCAATGCCTAGGGGTGGATGTCGTGAAACAGGTGCTGTGCAATTGAATAAACGTAAATTATGATACACTTCATCCAAGTATCAGTTTACCTGTTTCACATTTCACAAAGCACTTTGGTATTTGATTCTCCTAATCACCTTGTAAGACAGGtgggaattattttcatttcataaagaGAAGTAAGGAGAAAGGAACATGATTTGGTCAAAGTCACGGTCTCTGGCTTAGGGAGTTCTACTTCTGCCAACCTCTCACAGTTCAATTCTCTTATGGTCTCTCCTCGAGCTGCTTCatctctctctgctcctgggAACCCCAAAGAGTCTGCCTGACACAGTTCTGTCTTTTGGTCTCGGAGCCCATCACTGCAAACAAATGTGAAGGAAGGGCTCCATGCCAAAGGGGCCTCCGGCTTCAAGGATCCGCTAATCAGCAGAGTCTGCTcattaggaaggaagaaaagggtggTCTGGCCATTCTAAAGATCCGTTAGGGAGTCTTCCCCCCCAAAATTGTTGCCTAACCCACAGTAGTTTAGATCGACATAGATAATGCATTTTCCAACGCTGAGAACATGACGTGAGAAACTCGATTCTGTTCTAGAATACTTCTCTTTTGACCCTTTATTATCTTCTGATCTCtcacagtaaaaatatttgattcatttcTCCCTAACCATGGCTAAGGTATGGtaggagaagcagaaaaataaatggagacacatacagacacacaaaagaaaaagtagaaggggaaagaaaggagcacaaagaaaggaaaagaacaaagacaagaaagagagaagcgAGAAAAGGAGGTCTGCGTTGTATTTGTCTTGCtggtttacttatttattgtagAGCCTATTTCAAAAAGGATGTAAGGCAGAAAGCACAGTGAGTGAATTCCAGCACAccctggcaaaggggaggggatCAGATCAACATTTGCTAAACTACTCCGAGGCTCTGGTCCCTGTGCTCTGCCCACATTATCTCATCTTGTTAGTGCTAGTATCCTTGAGGTCAgtcttattaaaacattttacacACTAGGCAACACTGGGAAGATTTAGTAACTTGTCCAAACACGAAAATGAAGAGCTGGGACTCACCACCAGGGCTTTCAGGCTCTTGCTGCCAGGACACACTGCTTAGGAGAGCTGTGGGATGTCAGGTTTCCAGGCCCTGAGTCCACGGAAGTACTAGCATTAGCAGTGCGATGTTGTTGGGTTAACAATGTGGAGGAAGAAACTGGAATCGctggaaagaacaaaggaaagtaGCTCTTTGTAATAGTTCATCAGTGGTCAGACTTCCAGAAGAGTAGGAATTGTTTGACAAGTGTCAACAAGGGAGGAGTAACTCTGTAGCTGGAATAGGAGGTGGCCAAGTGGAGTAAAAGCAACAGGTGTGTGGTAGGTAGGCCTTCAGCACTGAGGCCCTGTCTTGATGGAAGGTGGCTGAGGCCTGTCTCGCCTTGGGTTTGCCTGAATGAGCTGACCTACGCTCCACACTCCAATACCTTTACCTGGGGAACAAGCCAGGAGCTCAGGAGGTCTTGACAGGTCCCTGCACGTTCTCAGGTACAGAGGACATGGTGGGAGACCTTGGGCAGCTGTTTTTCTTGACAGAGCTTGACCCACGCATGGACTCTGGTCAGACCATGCAGCAGCCTCTGCAGGCTCTTCCTGTAATTGTCGATTCCTAAGGTCTGTTGGGGCAACTGTAACTGTTAGTGCGCCCTGGGCAGGAAGGGCCAACCAATTAGACCAATGTGCACTAAGAGTTACAAGTGTCCCTTCCTCATGTCTGCTCTTCCAGAAGGGATCCACCTCTAGAATTCTGAGGCAAGAATTTATGCCTAAGAGAAGGTGGAACTCCCATCTGGGAGCGGGAAGCCAACACTGCTCATCACGGGAAGCAATTGTGGTAgatattaagtacctactatgtgctagactgttcatttactttatttaaccctcacaacccTGGGAGGTATGATCCCCATGTGTCACACTAAAAACAGAGGCCCAAGTATCTTGCTCAAGGCAAAAGGTAGTAAAATTCCTGGCTAGAATTCCAACTGAAGTTGGTCTCACATCAGAAACTGTTCATTCCATGACACCACACTGCCTTTCTCAGGAATTAAATGCTTTCTAAGGGTCCCTCCATCGCCTACTCTCTAGTTCTGTAAATATCAGGAAATGATAACCATTCCTCAAAATTTACACAGGGTTACATAGTTCATAAAGCACTTCCACAATATTTCACCTCATTTGATCTTCAAAACAATCCTGTGAAATAGGCGGGTTGATCTAAGCCTTGATTTGGTAGGTGTGGTGGTAATTGAATCCGTCTTCTGATTGAAATGCAGTGCTCTTCCCGCTAAATCAAGATCCCTTTCAAAGAGAATCTTGTTTGCTTCAGGAAACACAACAACCCTAAGACAGGAAAAGATGGAAAAGCCCAGAAAAGCAGAATTCCAACAACCTAACAAGCAGAAAACTAAAATAACCGTAATGGCCTTTTTTTGGCATTGACAATAATTTTCATAATGGGTCTTCGAAAGCACTGCAAAACTGCAAAGTGCTATTCTAATaaccaaagacatttttatttgtttttattaggttggtgcaaaattgcggtttaacaggttaaaaataattgcaaaaacctcaattacttttgcactaacctaatactaATAATTATTTGGATCTCAATTTGACAATTAGCAACCTGTACTTGATACACATAATCCCATTACCCACATATTTCCATCTGCTGCTCTCTGCTCTCCAAATTCTACCCCTGCTTTAGTCTAGTTCTTTCCTCTGCGAAATACATTCTGATTTTAGTCTACGGTAGGATAAGTTCTGCATTCAATAAGTTCAGAGTGCACACTGTGTCAGATGCTGAGCAAAGGGTGAGGAAGACATGTAAACTAGTAATTCTGCCAATaaaagaggtaaaataaaaatgccctGTGAATTCAAAGAAACAAGTCTCACTCCTTGAAGGAACCAGAAGACTCCAGAATTACCATATAAATTGGGTCTTGAAGGATAAGTAATAAAGGGGTAGGAAAgtagaaaagggaaatttttaagCAAAGGAAACTGGGAAAATGTGGAACCAACATGAAGATTCATAAGAGGTTCTGCTGAGATACAGTATGTGGTGAGAGAATTGGGGATATGCAGGACTGCTGCATTGAGACCACACTTTGGACATCTCACTGAGATTAAGGAATTTTGGTTGATCAAATAGTAACAGCACCTAGTAGGGACTTAACGAGGATGATCCCGAGCTGTGCTCTGTATACTCACTTGTGCACAGGGATGCAGGAAAAGGAATGAATATGGGGTTAAGTTTGGGACACACTGAGTTGGAGATGACAATCAGAACATGGAGAGGAAGAGGCTTTGCAGTTACAAGTACTGCCACCATGACTGAGTACACACCTAATGTTTACACAACAAAAGAGTGACTATGATTGCAGAGGGGTGAGATCTGCAGTTAAGAGATTTGGGCACGATCCAGAGACAATAAAGTCAAGTGGGTAAGAGCAAAGGGACACACAACTTTCATTTACTCTGTGTCAGACTTTTAGGTGTCAAAGGGTCTTTGGTTTACAGCGCTCTTTCCCACTTCTATTTTTAACGTATCTGCTTCATACCCTTAAGTACTGTGCTCATTagttatttcacatttatatcaTGTTTCACCTAGATTGCACATTCCCTATATCCAGAGatactttaaaatgcttttggaTACTGTAATACAGTGCAGTAGTTCCCTCCCCCGccatctgcagtttcactttctgtggtttcagttacccacagtcaaccatggtccaaaaatattaaaaggaaaattccagaaataaaccatttatAAGTTTAAGTTGCACGCCATTTTGAATAATGTGATGAAATTGAGCGCTGAGacaacattcacataacttttattacagtatattgttataattattctattttattgttactgttgttattctcttactgtgcctaatttataaattaaactttatcataggtatgtataggaaaaaacagtatatataaggTTTAGCAGTATccgcggtttcaggcatccactgggggtcttagaacatatcccccacagataaggggggactgctaTATCAGGCACACAACTGATACTCTGTTAACAATGAATGATAAACATGAATACCAACCAAAAGAAGACTCCCATTAACTCAAGCTGGACTATTTTAGAGATGGAGAGATGAAATGTATGGCGCATCCTGCCCATCAGCTACAGAGTGGCAACCACGGCTTAACTTCCTACACCCAGTTCACTTCTCTATGGCCACTGCCAGGTTTCTCAGGAAGCTCCCACCTATCTCCTAGTGTCTAATGCCACTCAAGCAACGCATCATTCATTTTCTGTTAAAGCCCAAACACAAGGCATAGGGTGGACAGGGCAGTTATGACTTTATTgaggttttttaaattaaaatgcttcACAGTAGAAACCATAGCCTGCAGAGGAAGTAGCCTCCTAAGTGTTTCCTGCCCAATGACCCACAGATTGAAGTAGAATTTAGTTTCTTCGCTATTTCCTTCCGTCTCAGTGCCTAAGGGGTAATGGATGGAAGTGAAGAGAATGACCAAAAAGCGGCAAGGAAGAGGCTCggtcttaaaagaaaaacactgaagggCCTCAACTTCAACTAGCTGAAGTTTGTCTTACAGCTATTCATCACCCAGTTCCAGCCAATCAGGAATAAGTTAAATACAGTTTTGCCACCTCAGCTGATGACAACAGGTGGAGCTTTCCAGAACTTGGGCCTCAAATGCACTAGTTGCCAATATCACAGCTGTGAAAATCACCAAAGGAGATTTTAGGACAGCTCCTCTCCCGTCACACTCCGCTCGGTGGGAGGCCCAGGATTGGCCCCAGCAATCAGTCCATCCAGCAGGCTTCATTTACGCTTCTTCTCTTGTGTGCTGGTGAACCAAGAGTCTAGGAGCTTCTTGCTGTAGTATAACTGCCAGGCATGCACTTGGACCGCCAGCACCAACACCAGGTACATGACGGAGACAGCAGAAAAACCGAAGAGGAAGCGGTAGGCCTTGCCATGGCGGTAGAGCTGCTGGGCAGCAGGGAACATCTCCATGCTGCCATAAATGAGGGGGGCGATGGAAAAGAGCCCCATGCTGATCATGGAGAGCACCAGGTAGCTAATGTTGTTgcgggggaaggagaggaggccCAAGAGTGAGGGCATGATGCTCAGCAAATATGGGTACTCCCACTGATAGGGCATGGCCACTTGATCATGTGACAAGAGCCTCAGGTGTCCCACGCTCATCTTGGCAACCAGCAACAGCCATAAGACCAGATGCACGTAGATCAGCTTCTTGATTTCATACTTGAGGGTCACACTGTggggcagagcagagagagaagtgcCTTTCATTCAAAATTTTCTGACCACCAACTATATGTCAGGCAAGTATACTGGACAATGAGatagaaatgtgaataaaatatagtTCCTACCTAGAGGCTGGGCACAAGgaacacaggaagaaaaataattagaaaacaaactgaagagCTCCAGTTAATATACGTTGCAAGGAACATGCAATTACAGGAAGCAGTAATCAATTCTGCTTGGGAAGCAATGTCTGAGAAGGCTATCTAGAGGAGGGTGATACTTGAGCAAGGCTCTGGGGGGCAGGTGGAGATGGGCATTCAAAGCAGAGGTAACTGCATGCAAGCAAGAAGGCTTGGATAGACATTTGTGTTCCAGGAGAGCCTATGGTTGGGTATGACAGGAATCttagaagggaggggagaagtggGATATGAAGTTGCAAAGACTACAAAGTGTCAGTTTGAAGGCCAAAGAGTAACTCAGAGCAATATTTAGAAAGTGACTTTGCACTGCCAAGAGTATAGCCTAGAAGAAGGAGGTATTGGCAGGGAGGAAACCAGCTCGCTGCTCAAAGGAGTATGCATTTCTTATTCTTCTAACTCTCACAGATCCTAAATGTGTCCTTTTCACAGCCCAGAGGGCAGTTTCTGCTCTAGGCAGGCACGAAAACACTTGCTTGGGTTGTAAGGTATCCTTAGGGAAGGATTTTTAATATAAGAGTAAAGTCAGGGTCCAAAGAGcttgtcattctttaaaaatctggcGAGAAAGATGCAAAAATCATTCTGGGATAGTTTAATggatttaaggaaagaaaacctttaaatttttttttttatttttaaaatattcattatagaaAGTGCGGAAaggtagggggaaaaaatcagtcaCCTCTAGACTTCAAGATTCATTAAGGCAGGGAccttttcgtttgttttgttaATAAGCTTTTTTATTGAAGGTATAACAAGCCTACAAAGACCAGGTCTGCTTTTGCTCACTATCatatcctcagtgcctagcacaaaaTGCATGATGggtagaaactcaataaatacttatttgttgaatgaataaactaatgTAGAAATACTCCTTATGTGAGGGtgtttataaaattcattttaggtAGGGAAAGGCTGGCCTTTATGATGCACATTCCCCAAAAGAGTACGAACTGGAACACTCACCATGTATTGGGCAGACTCGTATTATGTGCTGGATCTTTTGCTACGTCCTTTATACGAATTATTAGCTCACTAATTCTTCACCAACCCTAAAAGGTGCATTACTTTTTCCcatttgcaggtgaggaaactgaggttcaattaaaaattatgtccCCGAGGTCACACAGCGGGGACAGCATCGCCGTGACTGGAGCCCAGGCGGTCTGGACCCCCTCAAGTCACAGGGAGGAGCAAGAGGCGGAGTCTATCGGAGCGACAGGGCTTCCCAGGATTGGGGACAGGCCCAGGGCCGTCCCAGGAGGAGGGAACCTGGCAGGTGAACAGGGACTGGCTGGAGAGTAAGAGCTTAAGGCCGGGGGTATGTGGGGCGGGGGACGTCGCTTCCCAGGCCCTGCAGGCTCCGACTGGGGAGAAGGCCTCTGAGCGCATCGCCTCAGTTCATACCTCATCTGGTAGTGCTTGGCGACGCGCTCCCGGTGCTGAAAGTCGCTGCCGTCTGTGCCGGCAGCTCGCGGGCCTGCCCGAGACGCCATTGGCCCAGTCACACGGACCCTCTGCCACCTGCAGATACTGTTCGCACCCCGTCAGCTCCGCCACCCCAACAGTCCTATAATATGAGAACTTCCGGCCTCTCTGTCTCTGGAGGACCGACTCTATGGTCATTGCCCCCCTACACGCATGCGCACGCTGACGCACGCGGTCTTTCTGTCGACCCGGACCGGGCCGCCCCTCCTCTAGTGGAACGCGCCGGAAATTAACCCCGCCCCGCGTCTTCCACCCCCAGCACTGGCATCTGTTTGCCTTCTACCTGTAGCGGATTCTCTCGCTTCTCGAGCACTTTCACTTTCTTAAATTCTAATATGAGTTTAAGACGCcgctgtccccatttcacagattggCAGGGTTCTGTGACTTTCCCAAGAACATGTATCACACAGTCTCAAAGAATCGCGCCATGGATTACTTAAGCGATGCAAAGAGAATAGGGAAAGTTTGCAATGAAGAAACCTGGTGTGCACCCCTTCAACAAAGTAATCAAGGTTAACTTGACAtgggtggcctgatggctcagttggttagagcgtgagctctcaactacaaggtt
This Rhinolophus sinicus isolate RSC01 linkage group LG10, ASM3656204v1, whole genome shotgun sequence DNA region includes the following protein-coding sequences:
- the JAGN1 gene encoding protein jagunal homolog 1, which codes for MASRAGPRAAGTDGSDFQHRERVAKHYQMSVTLKYEIKKLIYVHLVLWLLLVAKMSVGHLRLLSHDQVAMPYQWEYPYLLSIMPSLLGLLSFPRNNISYLVLSMISMGLFSIAPLIYGSMEMFPAAQQLYRHGKAYRFLFGFSAVSVMYLVLVLAVQVHAWQLYYSKKLLDSWFTSTQEKKRK